Proteins from a genomic interval of Ferrovibrio terrae:
- the rsfS gene encoding ribosome silencing factor has product MSDPLISGVCRGVSAIANTTSRKRASTAPASKAKAATKSKSTAAAKKPAAAGKAKTVTTPKKSTTRVTKAAAQTARTSAAKPKAASKTPKAAAAKPAAKKHVLPPAVLKLHQLILKSLDDDKAEEIVSIELAGKSSIADFLVIASGRSSRQVAAIAEHLVDRITKETGRKVRAEGKAVGDWVLIDTGDIVVHIFRPDVRNFYNLEKMWGGAAIPEPAAA; this is encoded by the coding sequence ATGTCGGATCCCCTGATTTCCGGAGTTTGCAGAGGAGTATCGGCCATAGCAAACACCACGTCGCGCAAGCGCGCATCGACGGCCCCCGCCAGCAAGGCCAAGGCCGCCACCAAGTCGAAATCCACCGCCGCCGCCAAGAAACCGGCTGCTGCGGGTAAAGCCAAGACGGTCACGACCCCGAAGAAGAGTACAACCAGGGTGACCAAGGCCGCTGCCCAGACAGCAAGGACATCCGCTGCCAAGCCCAAGGCGGCGAGCAAGACCCCGAAAGCCGCAGCCGCAAAACCCGCCGCGAAGAAGCACGTCCTGCCGCCGGCCGTGCTCAAGCTGCATCAGCTGATCCTGAAGTCGCTCGACGACGACAAGGCCGAGGAGATCGTATCGATCGAGCTGGCCGGCAAGTCCTCGATTGCGGATTTCCTGGTGATTGCCTCTGGCCGCTCGTCGCGCCAGGTCGCCGCCATCGCCGAACATCTGGTCGACCGGATCACCAAGGAAACCGGCCGCAAAGTACGCGCCGAAGGCAAGGCGGTCGGCGACTGGGTTCTGATCGATACCGGCGACATCGTGGTCCATATCTTCCGGCCCGATGTGCGCAACTTCTACAATCTTGAAAAGATGTGGGGCGGCGCGGCCATCCCTGAGCCGGCTGCGGCCTGA
- the gpmI gene encoding 2,3-bisphosphoglycerate-independent phosphoglycerate mutase translates to MTKTDIARKPVVLCILDGWGLRDDPTDNALAQARLPNYRRLLDTRPFAKVGTSGRDVGLPDGQMGNSEVGHMNIGAGRIAVPDLGRIDNAVADGTLKDNAAITGLIEKLKASGGRLHLLGLLSDGGVHSHQDHMAAVAKIFSAAGLAVNIHMFADGRDTPPKSALNFLKIFRRQIGDAKNVSFATVSGRFFAMDRDKRWERVGQAYDALVNAKGKTAATAEAAVEQGYAADETDEFISPTALDGFTGMQDNDAVLMANFRADRAREILTALLDPHFDGFNRARVVKFAGAVGLTEYSTALNPFLATAYAPVRYPNVLGEVLANAGKTQLRIAETEKYAHVTFFMNGGEEQPFSGEDRILVPSPKVKTYDLQPEMSAPELTDKLTAAITSGKYDLVIVNYANPDMVGHTGSMPAAIKAAETIDACIAKLEKAVTEMDGVMLITADHGNLEEMLDRSSGQAHTQHTTNPVPLLLVGPRTDAYRARDGRLCDIAPTLLHFLGLAQPAEMTGNILAVAGTSTQTTARRLA, encoded by the coding sequence ATGACCAAGACCGATATCGCCCGCAAACCCGTCGTTCTGTGCATCCTGGACGGCTGGGGCCTGCGCGATGACCCGACCGACAACGCGCTGGCCCAGGCGCGGCTGCCGAACTATCGCCGCCTGCTGGACACCCGCCCGTTCGCCAAAGTCGGCACGTCCGGCCGCGATGTCGGCCTGCCCGACGGCCAGATGGGTAATTCGGAAGTCGGTCATATGAATATCGGCGCCGGGCGTATTGCCGTGCCTGATCTCGGCCGCATCGACAATGCGGTGGCCGACGGCACGCTGAAGGACAACGCCGCCATCACCGGGCTGATCGAAAAGCTGAAGGCGAGCGGCGGCAGGCTGCATCTGCTCGGCCTGCTGTCGGATGGCGGCGTGCATTCGCACCAGGACCATATGGCCGCCGTGGCGAAAATCTTCTCGGCCGCCGGCCTCGCGGTGAACATCCACATGTTCGCCGATGGCCGCGATACGCCGCCGAAAAGCGCGCTGAATTTCCTGAAAATTTTCCGCCGGCAGATCGGCGATGCGAAGAACGTGTCCTTCGCCACCGTCTCCGGCCGCTTCTTCGCCATGGATCGCGACAAGCGCTGGGAGCGTGTCGGCCAGGCCTATGACGCGCTGGTCAATGCCAAAGGCAAAACGGCCGCAACGGCGGAAGCCGCCGTCGAACAGGGCTATGCAGCAGACGAGACCGACGAGTTCATCTCGCCCACCGCGCTGGATGGCTTCACGGGCATGCAGGACAACGACGCCGTGCTGATGGCGAATTTCCGCGCCGACCGTGCACGCGAAATTCTCACGGCCCTGCTCGATCCGCATTTCGATGGCTTCAATCGCGCGCGTGTCGTCAAGTTTGCCGGCGCTGTCGGCCTGACCGAATATTCCACCGCACTGAACCCCTTCCTCGCGACCGCCTATGCGCCGGTGCGCTATCCCAATGTGCTGGGCGAAGTGCTGGCCAATGCCGGCAAGACCCAGCTGCGCATTGCCGAGACCGAGAAATACGCGCATGTCACCTTCTTCATGAATGGCGGCGAGGAGCAGCCGTTCTCTGGCGAGGACAGGATTCTGGTTCCTTCGCCAAAAGTGAAGACCTATGACCTGCAGCCGGAAATGTCGGCGCCGGAACTGACCGACAAGCTGACGGCAGCCATTACGTCGGGCAAATACGATCTCGTCATCGTCAACTACGCCAACCCCGACATGGTGGGCCATACCGGCTCGATGCCGGCGGCGATCAAGGCGGCGGAGACGATCGATGCCTGCATCGCCAAGCTTGAGAAAGCCGTGACCGAGATGGATGGCGTGATGCTGATCACCGCCGACCACGGCAACCTGGAAGAGATGCTGGATCGCTCCAGCGGCCAGGCGCATACGCAACACACCACCAATCCGGTGCCGCTGCTGCTGGTCGGCCCGCGCACCGATGCGTATCGGGCCAGGGATGGCCGCCTGTGCGACATCGCGCCGACCCTGTTGCATTTCCTCGGTCTGGCCCAGCCGGCCGAGATGACCGGCAACATACTTGCCGTCGCCGGTACTTCCACCCAGACGACTGCCCGCCGCCTTGCATAA
- a CDS encoding murein hydrolase activator EnvC family protein, which yields MHKLILPLAALHKLILPLAALILIGSTASFAQSNAPQQQLQDVQKRLQESRERERELGQEAAKLAQKQRELQRKLVSAARKLQIQEDLVSQSEDKLAGLLTDEGTAREALDARRAELAQTLASLAHLSRQPPEAMVLAPGSALDMVRASQLMAALVPEIENRAASLRDELNRLAKLRQGVATEQERLGKAITQLDHERRELEFLQAETTAAVAQTAEERGSARETSSQLAAQAKDLRALVDRLLEQERRETERREAERRTRQPGTAAPRGSTAPDPPEAYAALEGSAALPARGRITGRFGQSDENGVPLRGIRIEARAGAQVIAPADGKVMFAGPFRGYGQLLIIAHGGGYHSLLAGFGRIDRSVGQWVLAGEPVGLLTNSPGEKPVLYLELRRKGETVNPLPWLASGDRKVSG from the coding sequence TTGCATAAGCTGATCCTGCCGCTCGCCGCCTTGCATAAGCTGATCCTGCCGCTCGCCGCCTTGATCCTGATCGGATCGACGGCGAGCTTTGCGCAATCCAACGCCCCGCAGCAGCAGTTGCAGGATGTGCAGAAGCGTCTGCAGGAAAGCCGTGAACGCGAACGTGAACTGGGCCAGGAAGCGGCCAAGCTGGCGCAGAAGCAGCGCGAGCTGCAGCGCAAACTTGTGTCAGCCGCCAGAAAACTGCAGATCCAGGAAGACCTGGTGTCGCAGAGCGAAGACAAGCTGGCCGGCCTGCTGACCGACGAAGGCACCGCACGCGAGGCGCTGGACGCCCGCCGCGCCGAACTGGCGCAGACTCTGGCCAGCCTGGCGCATCTGAGCCGTCAGCCGCCGGAAGCCATGGTGCTGGCGCCGGGTTCGGCACTGGATATGGTGCGCGCCAGCCAGCTGATGGCAGCACTGGTGCCGGAAATCGAAAACCGGGCAGCGTCCTTACGCGATGAACTGAACCGTCTGGCCAAGCTGCGCCAGGGCGTGGCCACCGAGCAGGAACGGCTGGGCAAGGCGATCACCCAGCTTGACCATGAACGGCGCGAGCTGGAATTCCTGCAGGCCGAAACCACGGCGGCCGTGGCTCAAACCGCGGAAGAGCGCGGTTCTGCGCGAGAAACCAGCAGCCAGCTGGCCGCCCAGGCCAAGGACCTGCGCGCCCTGGTTGATCGCCTGCTGGAACAGGAGCGTCGCGAAACTGAGCGGCGCGAGGCCGAACGGCGGACCCGCCAGCCCGGCACCGCTGCGCCGCGCGGCAGCACCGCCCCTGATCCGCCGGAAGCCTATGCCGCGCTGGAAGGCTCGGCCGCCCTGCCGGCGCGCGGGCGCATCACCGGGAGGTTCGGCCAGTCGGACGAAAACGGCGTTCCGTTGCGCGGAATCCGCATCGAGGCCCGCGCCGGCGCCCAGGTGATCGCGCCCGCTGACGGCAAAGTGATGTTTGCCGGCCCCTTCCGCGGCTACGGGCAACTCTTGATTATCGCCCATGGCGGCGGATACCATAGCTTATTGGCGGGATTTGGACGGATCGACCGCTCTGTCGGTCAATGGGTGCTTGCCGGCGAACCGGTCGGCCTGTTGACCAACTCCCCAGGCGAAAAACCCGTCCTATATCTCGAACTGAGGCGCAAAGGCGAAACGGTCAATCCGTTACCCTGGCTGGCCTCGGGCGACAGAAAGGTGAGCGGCTGA
- a CDS encoding S41 family peptidase, which yields MRNFLLGGVCAFVLMGSVALFAAPSKVGGLQASETYRQLNLFGEIFERVRNDYYKETKDDELMEAAINGMLTSLDPYSVYMPPRSFQEARVQTRGEFGGLGIEVTQENGLIKVVSPIDDTPAQKAGILPGDLVTHLDGDPVMGKTLNESIEKMRGAPNTNIVLTVRRGAADSAKTFDVKITRAVIKTRVVRSRREGEFGYLRISSFNEHTTQDMVAAIDKLKAEMGPELKGYIIDLRDNPGGLLDQAISVSDSFLNQGEIVSTRALRGTADEGQRYNAKRGDAADGKPMAVLINGGSASASEIVAGALQDHHRAVLVGNTTFGKGLVQTMIPLGEFGGMKLTTAGYFTPSGRSIDKVGISADVEAWNERDRQIAAALKERRQMTDTRQTEENKSDKDKQEPAQVTPPHQVPTPGQDGPDLVLQAAIEVLRAPPKPTARK from the coding sequence ATGCGCAATTTCCTCCTTGGTGGTGTCTGTGCCTTCGTGTTGATGGGCTCGGTCGCCCTGTTTGCGGCGCCCAGCAAGGTCGGCGGGCTGCAGGCCAGCGAAACCTACCGGCAGCTCAACCTGTTCGGTGAAATCTTCGAGCGCGTCCGCAACGACTATTACAAAGAGACCAAGGATGACGAACTGATGGAGGCTGCCATCAACGGCATGCTGACCTCGCTCGATCCCTACTCGGTCTACATGCCGCCGCGCAGCTTCCAGGAAGCGCGCGTGCAGACGCGCGGTGAATTCGGCGGCCTCGGCATCGAGGTGACGCAGGAGAACGGCCTGATCAAGGTGGTGTCGCCGATCGACGACACGCCGGCGCAGAAGGCCGGCATCCTGCCGGGCGATCTGGTCACGCATCTGGACGGCGATCCGGTGATGGGCAAGACGCTGAACGAGTCGATCGAGAAGATGCGCGGCGCGCCCAACACCAACATCGTGCTGACCGTACGCCGCGGCGCTGCCGATTCCGCCAAGACCTTCGACGTGAAGATCACCCGCGCCGTGATCAAGACCCGCGTGGTGCGGTCTCGCCGTGAAGGCGAGTTCGGCTACCTGCGCATCTCGTCGTTCAACGAGCACACCACGCAGGACATGGTGGCCGCGATCGACAAGCTGAAGGCCGAGATGGGTCCGGAGCTGAAGGGCTACATCATCGACCTGCGCGACAATCCGGGCGGCCTGCTCGACCAGGCCATCTCGGTGTCGGACAGCTTCCTGAACCAGGGCGAGATCGTGTCGACCCGTGCACTGCGCGGCACCGCCGATGAAGGCCAGCGTTACAACGCCAAGCGCGGCGATGCCGCCGACGGCAAGCCGATGGCGGTGCTGATCAACGGCGGTTCGGCCTCGGCCTCCGAGATCGTAGCCGGCGCGCTGCAGGATCATCACCGCGCCGTGCTGGTGGGTAACACCACCTTCGGCAAGGGCCTGGTGCAGACAATGATTCCGCTCGGTGAATTCGGCGGCATGAAGCTTACCACCGCCGGTTACTTCACGCCGTCGGGCCGCTCGATCGACAAGGTCGGCATCTCGGCCGATGTCGAAGCATGGAACGAGCGCGATCGCCAGATCGCCGCGGCGCTGAAAGAACGCCGCCAGATGACCGACACGCGCCAGACCGAAGAAAACAAGTCGGACAAGGACAAGCAGGAGCCGGCCCAGGTGACGCCGCCGCATCAGGTGCCGACGCCTGGCCAGGACGGCCCCGACCTGGTGCTGCAGGCCGCCATCGAAGTGCTGCGCGCGCCGCCCAAGCCGACTGCACGTAAATGA
- the rlmH gene encoding 23S rRNA (pseudouridine(1915)-N(3))-methyltransferase RlmH produces MKITIACVGKAGRAKHDAAQSLIEGYSARLPWPVTIREVEDKKQGGTPAERKSREAALLLAALPKGAVIVAMDERGKSLSSRQFADQLAQWRDHGEQEVAFLIGGADGLDPALAAKARLTLSLSAMTWPHLLARVMLLEQLYRAWSLQTGHPYHRD; encoded by the coding sequence ATGAAGATCACCATCGCCTGCGTCGGCAAGGCCGGCCGCGCCAAGCATGATGCGGCCCAGAGCCTGATCGAGGGCTACAGCGCCCGCCTGCCCTGGCCGGTCACCATCCGCGAGGTGGAGGACAAGAAGCAGGGCGGCACCCCGGCGGAGCGCAAAAGTCGCGAAGCCGCACTGCTGCTGGCCGCCTTGCCCAAAGGCGCCGTGATCGTGGCGATGGACGAGCGCGGCAAGAGCCTGTCGAGCCGGCAGTTCGCCGATCAGCTGGCGCAATGGCGCGACCATGGCGAGCAGGAGGTGGCTTTCCTGATCGGCGGGGCCGACGGGCTGGACCCCGCACTGGCGGCCAAGGCGAGGCTGACGCTGTCGCTCTCGGCCATGACTTGGCCGCATTTGCTGGCCAGAGTGATGCTGCTGGAGCAGCTTTACCGGGCCTGGAGCCTGCAGACCGGGCATCCCTATCACCGGGACTGA